A genomic segment from uncultured Vibrio sp. encodes:
- a CDS encoding MarR family transcriptional regulator, with protein MQDPVDHILRQWGEARPDLDCSAMGVIGRLRRVNQSWQKQLETVFEDHQLSSIEFDILATLRRSQVPLTPTELYQTLMLSSGAMSTRIEKLVQRGLIERIASEKDRRSCKVRLSEQGQQVLDAALEAHVENMDTMLNMLEGDEKNQLAMLLKKVLVASL; from the coding sequence ATGCAAGATCCGGTAGACCACATTCTTCGTCAGTGGGGCGAAGCCAGACCAGATCTGGACTGTTCCGCAATGGGTGTCATAGGACGTTTGCGCCGAGTAAACCAGAGTTGGCAAAAACAGCTTGAGACCGTGTTCGAAGACCATCAATTGAGCAGCATTGAGTTCGATATTTTAGCGACGCTAAGACGTAGCCAAGTACCGTTAACACCAACGGAGCTGTATCAAACCTTGATGCTGTCATCCGGCGCGATGAGTACCCGAATTGAAAAACTGGTTCAGCGTGGACTGATAGAGCGTATTGCCAGTGAAAAAGATCGTCGCAGTTGTAAAGTGCGCTTGTCTGAGCAGGGACAACAAGTTCTTGATGCAGCTCTAGAGGCGCACGTTGAGAATATGGACACCATGTTGAATATGCTCGAAGGTGATGAGAAGAATCAGCTGGCCATGTTGTTAAAAAAAGTACTCGTCGCCAGTTTATAA
- a CDS encoding EamA family transporter, giving the protein MKRIQLLTTLALTAIAPIVWGSTYIVTTELLPANSPLIASMLRALPAGIVLVLFSQTLPQGKWWARMAILGFLNIGFFFYCLFFAATFLPGGMAALVMAIQPVLVMGLSYVLLNNALSLKQGVASMLGMSGIALLVLNNQAELSTNGILIGLLGTVSMASGVVMTKRWGRPKGMTLLSFTGWQLLFGGLMLLPVALWMEGFPAHLSLKNYFGYGYLTIVGAMIAYSLWFRGIEKLPTTTVSFLGFLSSVSAVILGYVILDQSLTWLQLFGAAAILLSILLAAPKTNSSQPTTLTDTKKEFA; this is encoded by the coding sequence ATGAAACGAATTCAACTCCTTACTACACTCGCTCTGACCGCCATCGCCCCTATTGTGTGGGGCAGTACCTATATTGTTACGACCGAATTATTACCAGCAAACAGCCCTCTCATCGCCTCTATGTTGAGAGCGCTTCCGGCAGGCATTGTGTTGGTACTGTTTAGCCAGACTCTTCCTCAAGGCAAATGGTGGGCACGCATGGCAATACTCGGCTTTCTTAACATCGGCTTTTTCTTTTACTGCCTCTTCTTTGCGGCAACGTTTCTCCCCGGAGGGATGGCGGCGCTCGTGATGGCGATTCAACCCGTTCTAGTGATGGGGTTGAGTTATGTCCTGCTTAATAATGCGCTAAGCCTGAAGCAAGGTGTCGCCAGCATGCTCGGTATGAGCGGCATTGCTCTTTTGGTTCTCAACAATCAAGCCGAACTGAGCACCAATGGCATTCTGATCGGGCTGCTTGGTACCGTCAGCATGGCATCAGGTGTGGTCATGACTAAACGCTGGGGACGCCCAAAGGGTATGACGCTACTGAGCTTCACTGGCTGGCAGCTACTCTTCGGTGGGTTAATGCTGTTACCAGTGGCGTTATGGATGGAAGGCTTTCCAGCTCACCTTAGCCTGAAAAACTACTTTGGTTATGGCTACCTGACCATCGTAGGTGCCATGATCGCCTATTCGCTTTGGTTTCGTGGCATTGAAAAACTGCCCACCACAACGGTTTCATTTCTGGGCTTTCTAAGCAGTGTTTCTGCGGTGATACTCGGCTACGTTATTCTCGATCAATCCCTTACCTGGTTACAACTTTTTGGCGCAGCCGCGATTCTACTGTCCATATTGCTGGCAGCACCAAAAACCAATTCATCTCAACCAACTACTTTGACTGATACTAAAAAGGAATTCGCATGA
- a CDS encoding NAD(P)H-dependent oxidoreductase codes for MKVTIIAGSQRAQSQSFNVAKYLNHIATPHFDQIQILDLHELNLPLWNEGVWNGSEEWAPWYDIAATLKASDAFVFITPEWHGMATPALKNFLLLTTDDELAHKPALAVSVSASVNGVYPISELRMSGSKNNHVCFLPDHLIFRDIDSSLNPELTDAGEFMQERSRYTMSLLAAYAHALKPVHRDMLNAGKPFRYGM; via the coding sequence ATGAAAGTGACTATTATCGCTGGGAGTCAACGCGCTCAATCACAAAGCTTCAATGTTGCAAAGTATCTCAACCATATTGCAACACCACATTTTGATCAGATCCAAATCCTTGATCTACATGAACTCAACCTTCCGTTATGGAATGAAGGCGTATGGAATGGCAGTGAAGAGTGGGCACCATGGTACGATATTGCGGCAACCCTCAAAGCGTCTGATGCCTTTGTCTTTATCACCCCTGAGTGGCACGGTATGGCAACCCCTGCACTGAAGAACTTTCTCCTGTTGACTACCGATGACGAGCTGGCACACAAACCAGCTCTGGCGGTCAGTGTTTCGGCCAGTGTAAATGGCGTGTATCCGATCAGTGAACTGCGGATGTCCGGAAGCAAAAACAACCATGTATGTTTTCTACCAGACCACTTGATCTTTCGCGACATCGACTCTTCTCTTAACCCAGAGTTGACCGATGCAGGGGAGTTCATGCAGGAAAGAAGTCGATACACGATGAGCTTATTAGCCGCTTACGCTCATGCTCTGAAGCCTGTTCATCGAGATATGTTGAACGCAGGAAAGCCTTTCC